The proteins below come from a single Chrysoperla carnea chromosome 1, inChrCarn1.1, whole genome shotgun sequence genomic window:
- the LOC123300808 gene encoding chymotrypsin BII-like, which yields MKFVLVAVILGVFALGNVQGRVFGTKAITRLEQFQQLGLEGRIIGGKQAALGQFPWQVAISFKTSQGTFFCGGALISDQWVLTAAHCVKGATVFSIRLGTTYSSGGSESGVQTISSTSAIHHENYNERTLNNDIAVIKLSSKASINQNVKPIELDSSVIPAGSALTVSGFGAVKTGGSVSQKLNYVAVKSIANNKCQETYGSTVTNSVICTLGNTVEGTCGGDSGGPLIRYVNGSPRHVGVVSFGAAAGCDIGYPSGYSRTESFRSWIRSKTGV from the exons atgaaatttgtgtTAGTTGCAGTAATTTTAGGCGTATTTGCCCTAGGCAATGTCCAG GGTAGAGTATTTGGCACCAAAGCGATTACAAGATTGGAACAATTTCAACAACTAG gtttAGAAGGGCGAATTATTGGAGGAAAACAAGCTGCGCTCGGCCAATTCCCATGGCAAGTAGCTATTTCTTTCAAAACTTCACAAGGTACTTTCTTCTGCGGAGGTGCATTGATTAGTGACCAATGGGTATTAACTGCAGCACATTGTGTTAAAGG agcTACAGTATTTTCAATTCGTTTGGGAACAACTTACAGTTCTGGTGGTAGTGAAAGTGGCGTACAAACAATTAGTTCAACTAGCGCAATTcatcatgaaaattataatgagcgaactttaaataatgatattgcTGTGATTAAACTATCAAGCAAAGCATCAATTAAcc AAAATGTGAAACCAATTGAACTTGATTCAAGTGTTATCCCGGCTGGTAGTGCATTAACTGTCAGTGGATTTGGAGCAGTTAAAACTGGAG gTAGTGTCAGCCAAAAATTAAACTACGTAGCAGTAAAATCGATTGCAAATAACAAATGTCAAGAAACTTATGGTAGTACTGTGACTAACTCTGTTATTTGTACTTTGGGCAACACTGTCGAGGGAACATGTGGA ggTGACAGTGGTGGTCCACTTATTCGTTATGTAAATGGATCTCCACGGCATGTAGGAGTTGTTAGTTTTGGAGCAGCTGCAGGTTGTGATATTGGATATCCATCTGGATATTCACGCACGGAATCTTTCCGATCATGGATTCGAAGTAAAACTGGTGTATAA